One Periophthalmus magnuspinnatus isolate fPerMag1 chromosome 4, fPerMag1.2.pri, whole genome shotgun sequence genomic window, gctattgctCTCTGCTGGCAGACTGATGCAGTTTAAAAGGGGGTAAAACACTAGATGCTTGGTTTGAATTTTCTTGCATTGAAAACATGAATAGTAATAAATAGACTGATTACCACTGGctgacagacagggggcgctctggagagagggagacaatcTAAACGTACAGATGCAACACCACTTTAGGTTTATAATGAGGATTTCTAACATGGCTCAAATCGTAGTGGTAGTCCTGCACAGTTCCTGGCACAGTCCTTATGGTGTTGTCCTGCTCCTATAGATGCCCGTAGACGTGTCCATGCTGTCAGAGGAGGAGCGCAGGTTaaggctgaagaagagggaggtgaagaggagtCCCCAGACACCCCAAGCAGAGGAGTACCACGACCAGTTCAGAGCCGACCAGTACACACAATTCTGGAAGAAGAAATGATCTGACTTTTCAATGTCAACTGtgctttgtgtcagtgtgttAATAAAGTTTTCATACATTTGTCATTGtgaagtgtctgtgtacactgactATAAGTTAGTCTAATATGAATAGGTTTCAAAAGGATTCCCAACTGTTTATTCCAGAGTGATTTCTCCTTTCCTCAGACCTGAGATATACATTAGGCTatattgtgaaaatgttttaaataattttaccataaattacacatatttttgtcAACCTGCACCATTCCATCTTGTATGTTAAGAGCGCTTTTATGTATTGTAACAGTAGCTCAAAAAAAAGCcatgtcttaaaaataagtatatatatatatatatatatacacacacacacacacacacacacacccacacacatgctGACAACACAAATCACAGACAggaaatcaagactaaacttttcctcttTTAGgacagttaggattaccaaaattatttgtatttgctgaATGCCCGAATATAGgcttattgacaacatttgagttcattagagacacagatgtggatgtatttgaagacacacctgaaacactgcTTCTGTGTGTAACATCATGgtaaagtcaaaagaaatcagccaagatatcaggaagagaattgtggacttgaaCAAGTCTAGTTCATCCTTAGGTGCAATTTCCaaatgcctgaaggtgccacattcatctattcaaacaattatacgcaagtataaagaccatgagaatgtccagccatcatacatCTGAGAaaggagacaggttctgtgtcccagagatgaacatgctttggtccaaaatgtgcaaatcaacccaagaacaaaagtaaaagaccttgtgaagatgctaaTTCGTTTAGGGgatcaaattcctgctcaaagagcaggaTAGAggataactaaataaaaaaaacaacaacaatacttttaccaaaaacaatatatccgttAACATTATAATGACATATTATCCGTTTTTGTAAAGTTCTCGACATTCCCCACGTCTCGTCGAGGTcgcccattgacttccattgaCTTcgatttattttaacattataaATATGGCCATATTTCAGGTCTAATGATCCATATCGTCTGATCATTTTGCACAGAAACACTGAGTATAATGAAAAGACTTccagagggggcgctgcagcCCGCACTGTTAAACTCTCTTCCGGCCGCTTGTGCCTCACTGCCGTCTTTCCGGTTTAACCGCCATTAAAGACAGCAGGTAACATTTAGCCCTCACATATAATGCATCTGAAATCTTCCTTTTATCTGTGCAATCTTTGAGTTTTGTTATGTGGAACGCGAGTTACAGATACAAGGAAACCTCTGTGCAGAATTTCTAGTCAATATTGCTGACATTAGATCAGAGATAGCACTTATAATCATAGCCCAGCTCCGTTGACGCCTGTAGCCCGCACTGAGCGTTTTAAACCCGTTTACACTCTAACCAACATCCGACTCTTGCAGATATGGCTATCCGCTACCCTATGGCCGTGGGCCTGAACAAGGGCCACCCGGTCACCAAGAACGTGTCCGCTCCGAAACACAGCCGCCGGCGTGGGGTGAGTGACTTCCAGTGTGACCTGTACTCACTACAGCTATTGTACATCACATATATTCTGTTAACATTGCTGTACACCCTGGGTCGTGGGGTGCCAGTGGTTGGAGCGGTCATCCACCAACCTGATCAGAGAATGCCTTGATAGTAAACAAAGTATAGTGTAGTTAAATCAAagtatttttatgcagaaaagatCACATCAATGCATGTATTGTTTCTGACATTGCCTATGGCACTAAGTTGTAATAATTCATCCATGTTGGGATTCCTCCACCTTTAGTGCAGTCTTTAGAAACAATACTCGCATAGATATTCCAATAATAATAGGATTAGTGCTGCTGGGTTATTATCCACTCCCAGGGCTTGACATATGCTGCCTCAGGCACAAGCCTAAACATGGAAAGCTTACCAGTAGTGATCAGATTGGACATCCTAAACTGTAACATCTATAGATACATTAGCAACAGATATTTAAAAATGACCACAGAGTAATCTGGCTGCAGGGTCACTACTAGGAACactgttattttgatttgacaGCGATTAATCTTTCAAAGGTAGCAATTTTTGAAGCgttataataatgacaaaattatttgtcagttcatatttcacacTTATTGCTAATTATCCTGGACTTGtataaaattgtatttgaaaTGCTTTTCAGAAAAAtggcaattagatatttttccccaaatcgttTATTCCATTTATTACTGGTAAATGCATTTATCACACTAAAGTTCACATTAAAATTAGTTACTGGTTTTGATGTGTTATGGTTATTAGCCCATTGTCTTCAGTACAGTGAAACCTTTCCTGATAAAAAGGTCATTTTTACCctcaagtttatttgtgctggCTGTAATTGTAGTGACCGGCTATAAGCTAGGTcatatgtatttaaaatcttTAGCAGCAGATTTGTAGAACACAGTTAGCATTGCtgagactgttttttttttttctccccccaCAGCGTCTGACCAAACACAGTAAGTTTGTGCGTGACATGATCCGTGAGGTGTGTGGCTTCGCTCCCTACGAGAGGAGGGCCATGGAGTTGCTCAAAGTGTCCAAGGACAAGAGGGCCCTCAAGTTCATCAAGAAGAGGGTCAGTGCACTAAAAATGTCcagatactgaaactagtatcaaaataaaaaagggaAAATGCATCATTGGGACAAAATTAGATTGTTTattaatagttttagaatggtcttgtTCAAAAGTAGGactagtgtaagaccacataattatttttaaagtgcatatgggacaaaattattattattatttttttccttcttaGACAGGGCAGCAAATATGGCATATATAAGGTATGAGGTAGTCCGCTAACTGTCCAAGTAGCAGCCATTATGTCTGTAATCCCTTACTCGTCCAGGTCtcatccatagcaaaagatgaaggtctgtcaactggacaaatttcACTgttacgatttgtccagttgacagatttaaactttgttgtttgctggcaaccataatgttaacaagggtcaGTTTTTTCTAAATTATACTATAGttattagactaatacaaatgacAACGCCTTTTGTTGCAGCAAACTTATtttgcaaaatacatttttcagagattttaaccatgttggtTATTCCCCCTCACTATTtagtatttggagtgattcgtgcatattCGACCAatttttaattgcttattttcaaaatgccatTATACCGGTCTACTCCccttttcactgccaccggGGTATGACCAATGCTCTGTAATTTGTTGTCTTGATGACACAGGCAGAGAGATTCTGTTTTAGACAGTAGGATTGGCCAGAGGCTGAGCTCCCAACAGTGCCGACTCACCTCCCAGACGGGGATCTAATGCACAGACTGGTCAGGTGAAAGTTTTAAGCTCTGAATATTTTATCAATTGCATAGATTTTGTTAAATTTCCACAGACCTCCTTTTTGTCCCATATTGACACTTGTTTGCATTTACATTATAGTTAATATTGAAACATTCTTCAGTGGGTATCTTTACCAAATTTACACTTCAGGCAAAAAGTATAACTGCGGTAACATGCAATTGCTGTAAGTCACTGAATTTTGAGCACAGCGGACATTCGGCAGCCCTGTTAAAACACTGCACTATTTCCTGCatttctgtactgtacttagttttacatcagtttagtGGCAAAAGAATTGTTTggaatagtacctgtggtaaatattagtCATAGAAAAAcataacctgtcatatgcactttaagtataCTAGATTACAGTATTGCTACTCTAGTCCACTCTACATGTCCAAGTTTTGCTGTCAGAATATGCAGATAAAAGTTGATATTAAGTATAAAAGGGTTTTATCGACCCAATGTTGAACTACACCAAAATTACTCCCATATATCTCTGCTCCACGGACCCTCTCCCACATGTACAGAGTGGATGGGGGCagaaatgcctttttttttttttttgtcctgatGTGGAGGATATTCATCTTTTCTCCCTGTGCTGCAGATTGGAACTCACATCCGTgccaagagaaagagggaggagttgACCAACGTCCTGGCCGCCATGAGGAAAGCTGCTGCCAAGAAAGATTAAGTTTGTGAATAAAGATCCAAAAAGAACCATGCCGGTCTCATTTATTTAGGTGTTTTAGGAGTTTTTAAATACCCTTTTAATCGTGCACCAATTATAAACTGGTCATATTTAGGCAGGTAGTTGGTTGTGTACCTGAAAAATGATTCTGTGAAATCTGTAATCATGACTCCAGGGTATAGACTATAGTACACTTGAGTTTGATTCTTGGTGTTTGAAGTGAAGCCAGGAAAACAAGGGGTCCACAGGCCAATAACTGCGCctgttttaaaattaaaatctttttaagttttatacTTCAGATCTGTGTCCTCAAATGAGGGAAGGAAACAAAGCTTGCCCTTTATGCTTGAATCACTGCTGATTGAGCACACAATGAGAAGATTGACAGAAATGTTTAATGTGCTTAATAACAATGTCCAGATAATTAATTTTGATCCCAGAATATAAATTACAAGCAAACAATGGTGCAATATGCAAAATCCGAAAAAAAGCGTTTGAGACATGAGTCTGTAGTTAGTCCAGTCAGTGCTGCAGACACACCACTCCACCAGGTCTACAAAGGGAGAACAAAGCACCAACCCAAACCTCTTCTGCTTCACACTACGCCCTGCTCCTGCACATGCTACTCCACATTCTATCTGGGAAGTGCATTAGCAATGTGAAGGGGATCCTGAAAAGGGCTTCGGTGTAAACAGGAAAACAATCTGTCACGAGATCCCTAGTTGTGGTGACCAGCTGCATGTGCTTTAGTTATACTGTAGAATAGGGGTCAGTCTGGTGTAGTGTCACTCCTGCACCATCAACTAGCGGTCAGGCGTTGTTTATGACAATGAGCGCGGGGCCGTAGCTGTGGATGCtctctggaagggcatctgactgcGCCGGTCTGACCAGGACTCTACAGCTGCTCAGGTCGTACACTCCGGCGCTGTAGAAGCACGCACGCAGGGGCAGACAGCGCACCTCCTCTGGCCCCAGCACCACACGGTACAGGCTCTTCCCCACCCAGGAGAACAGGGTGCACTGGTCAGCCACCTCACTGCCACAAAACACCAGAAACACTTATTAAGGGCTGGGTAAACTTTCATGTACCAATCTGGGTCAGTGtttctcatgcatttcagaacatgtttgtagagatctaaactaAAGGGTTAGCAGTTGTTttcccataaaaaaaaaaaaaaaatgtagaagattgtatttttaatagcaaaagacgaagtttaaatctgtcaactggacaaatcgttggagtgaagatgtttctctgctcatccaagtcgcttcagttctggtcattgCTGGTGGTCACTGCCTTATGTCATTATATCATAtgagatataaggcagtgtccaccagcagtcTGACCAGCActgaagaggcttggatgagcagcaaaatgtcttcactcctacaacgatttgcgCAGTTGgctatggattagacctggaggactgagggattacacagacatttactTAAATAATGCAGTCTTAGTAGTTAGTAGTTTGCTCACTGCCAtcattcaaactgtgattttgatttgactgtgattaatcttgcaactCAGGTACATGCTGTTTAGAATGGTCAGCGtctgtcatgctctgagtgagtgacaggcagATTGAAAGACTCAGATAGCTGTaggaaatacaaaatataaacattttacactCACTAAAAAGCTCTAAGAAAACAGTGATTTGATTTTGACACATTTCCCATTTGGAGTGTTTATTTAGTAAACATCAACTATGACAACTATTCAAAAGTTGTTCATCCATTTCACCCCAGTCTCACCCCAGTCTCACCCCAGTCTCACCCCAGTCTCACCCCAGTCTCACCCCAGTCTCACCCCAGTCTCACCCCAGTCTCACCCCAGTCTCACCCCAGTCTCCAAAAAGAAAGAGGATTTCTCACCCAGAGGCTCGGTGCTGCAGCTCCACACTGACGTGAGCCACGCTCACAGACATGTTGGTGAGTGTCAGGCTCACACACACCACGCACATGCTGTGGACACACGCACAGTTAGGGGGCGATAGACCAAGCTCCTGTTGAAGCTCCTGTCTTGCTGAATTGAAATAAGTTGTGACCAACTGCTTAACTATTGATAATAAGTAGGCGCTTAGAGGAGAAAAACAGTTACATGTTTCAATCATGGTAAAATGtaatcaattttttttggcaatgACCTGCTAGAACCGAAGGCATGACTGTGGCTCTCAGGATAGCTTAGGTTGGTCCGGACCAGCTCACTGAAGTCCAGTTTGGGGGCTGCAGGAGGAGGGGCCGGCTCCGAGCGGAACCTGAGCAGCATCATGTCTGCAGTGTCCAGCTGAAACACATGCCATGAGAACATGTACATACAGCATCTCCATGGGCAGCTCAGAAACACAGCCCATGGTTTTTGGCTAATGccatgtgtatttgtatttatcacACTGTCGGGACTAAACTCTGCACCTTTTTCTTTTGATCAACAGCATGGTTTatagttcagatatgggttaaattTAGATCAAGGTTAGATAGTGACTATGGTTAATAACCAATGGCATGTcccccaaaaaatatgaaaGCCAGCATGTGTGTGAGATGCATACGTTGTGTGGCTCGGGGGACTTCTGGCCTATGTCCTGCAGGGCCACATGGAGCTGTCCCTCCAGGATCAGCTGCTTGTTGTCCTCCACCACAAAAgcctgtggacaaacaccagggTCAGAGCAAAGGCTCCAAACATCACAGCTGGAATTTTTGTATATGcactgctctctcctctgactgCTCGCTCCCCTGCGCCCACTCTCTCCCCTGCGCCCACTCTCacctctctgccccctcctctagTCCTTACCTTCCAGATGACGATGATGTGCAGGTCCAGGTCAGTAGGAGAGTGCTCAGTGGGTCCTTCACTCTTGGTCTCACAGCAGCGGAAGAAAAAGTCTCCACAGGGAGTGGCTGAGCTGACCACCTGCACACaacaccacagacacacagtgGGATGATGGCTAAGACTTAAGATACATTTTTTCAAATCCCTACCTAACACTGTATGTGCATTGTGCATGTCCCATTGGTTTGGTGCAGTGTGTGGGGCAGCCTCTAGCTCTAGCCTCTAAGACAAGAGGTTCCATCCCATGGCTCTTTTATAAATGAGGCCTGGacctgctaaaatgaatggacatCAATGTATGACCCCGATGTGATGGTGAATGATGAGCGCTGAAGTGCTCATCTTCTCAGTTGCCCCCGGCATGAAAAGCTGTATCCAAGCACCCATGCTGCCTGTAGGCCATATTTATAACttctaaaatgaatggaattcAATGGGTAACCCTGACGTGATGGCGAACGGCTGAAGCCCACTGACTCAATCCCTGTCAAAATAAGTGCTTTATAGAAACTGATGTTTTGGAGAGCCTATAAGAGCTTGAGACACATACGGAAGAGGGCTGATTAATTATCATTTAGCTGTGCACACAAGTTTTAGTGCTTGAAGGACATGTCAGCACTGTGGTCCATGGGGGGATGATAATTATGATATTCTTTTCTGGGAAAATAGTCAAAATGAACAGTTTCAAACTTCCACCAAACAAGACTTCCTCAAACACTCTTCCTTCAGAGCTCCTCACTGCTCTCCGCGCCTTGAACTGTGTCTCTGAAAAATGCATACAACATACAAACTTTGCATGAAGCTGCACAATGATTCACTttcgtgttgtttttttgttgacgAGCTGCGCACATTTCTGAACTCCTTTTGTGCGTATGGAGGCTTTGGGGCCCCTAGTGATGTGTACTCCAGGTTTTGAAACAAACTCAGGCAAAATAAATTTTACCCTTTCATTGGCCAGGTTGAGATCTGCAAAAGTGAATTTCTCAGTGGCATCTAGGAgacacaaagacagagagaagagtgacCTTGAGTACTGCgcgtacatgtgtgtgtgataatgcgCATACAAATGTGTGAGGTTGTACCGGGAGGAACTCTGCACTGTACCGCCGTGAAGCACAGCTTGgccctctctctgctgctgaGGCGCCACTCTATCACCATCAGAAACACAGGCCAAAGGTCAGGGTCATACACAGAGGTCAGTACAGTCATTCACACTCATACATATAGACAGTAAGTAGAGAGCAGACCTTTCTGATGGGAGGGGTTGATGCAGGTCTGCAGGCACCAGCGCTGACCACAGCTCGAGACTTGGACAATGTGGAACTCCCTAACCCCAGCTTCACTCTGGAACAAAGCACAATGTCAGATGCACAGATACACGCGCATACAGGCATATGCACACCAGCTCACCAGGTTGATGTTCTCAACATCCACAAACACCAGTGTTCCACTGGGCATAGGCTGGACTGGGTCAGGCTGATGATGGGTGAGCTCGACAGTGGCAGGCTGGTGAGGGATGGGCAGGGCAGGGCCGGGGGTGCGGCAAGCGGAGGCAGTCACACTGAGGGAGCGGCTGGAGCAGATGAAGACAGTGTGGCGTAGTACTCTGTGGCTGAGGACAACAGTGTCAACAGCTGGTAAGTGGTCTTAAACTTTAACTATATGATAATGGTATAAAAATACTGTCCCGCTTTCACAGAGAAGCAGTTGGCTTACCTGATCTTGCCTCCCTTCTCTGTGCTCTCATAGTAGAACAGGAAGTTGATTTCGTGCACTCCTTCTTTATCAGGGCCCCGGAGCCACAGGGGCAGCTGCATGGACTCCCCAGGCCTGAGCACGCCTCCCTCGATAGGGATGGAGATAACCGAGGAGGGTTGGAGGAAGTCCCGTGCTGACACCAGCACATGTGGGTGTTGGGGCTTCCCGGTCACAGTCTTGTAGGCAGAGCAGTTTTCAGCAGAGCCAGGGGTCACTGGGGTCAGAGGGCTGCTGCCGACAGAGCCGAAGGTGAAGAAGGTAGGGTGAGTGGACACCACCCTGAGGCCGCACAGGCCCACGGAGCTCATGTTACAGAACTCAATGTAGGCCTTCCggatctctccacagagcagcgCTGACGGAAACTGCAGGAAGAACACCTGAGGTACACAACAGTCAGCATCATGCTCTGCCTCAGAGTGCCTCCTACAAGCCTAGAGAGCAACAGCACACTCACCTCCAGTAAAGGCATGGGGGCAACAATGATGGGGTGAAGCCTCTCGTCTCTCCCATGTCGCACAGACATCTTGTCCTCTTTGGTCTGGTTCAGGCGTGGGCCCTGGATTTtcagctcctgtctgccccgCACCACCAGCATGTCCCCTGCACACAGCATCGCTGGCAGGTTCATCAGTATGTCCACAACACTGCACTTATGCCCTACTCCTATTAGAACAGTTCActgaacaagccaaaaaaatacTAGACCAGACCTCCAGACCAGCTTGTGCTTCATTTGAAATTACAAGTCAAAGTACAAATGCAGCATTATTATATGTACATTAGCAAAAGTATGGTTATGTATGTTAACTGCTCTTCTTAGCATGCAAAGCTCTAGGCATTTCATAGACAGTGTAAACATAGTGAGCGTCAGTACCTTCCGCAGAGTCCCCTGCTGCAGACAGACTATAGCCCAGCCCTGTCACACTGAGCTGCCCTGTCCTCCGAGGCACCAGCTTCAGACGAGCCTGGAACACAAGAACATGGTCAGTAGAGTGTGAGAAGTGTCCAGACCACCTCCACGCTGTCTCCACCTTCTCCACTGTCTCACTCACCACTTTGGTCTCCTCTGGGGCCAGGGCAAAGTCCACGATCACCTCATTGGTCATCACCTCCTCTGCCTGCCAGGGCAGGACAATGTTAGGATGAGGAGCAATGGGGTAAAGAGATACTGTTCCTTTTGGTTTCATGCATATCAATGAGGCAACAGTGTGGACCCAAACCTCTACGCATTAGAATGAAAAGTATTTTCTAAATGCATCAGGATAAACTGTGCTGTTAAATTAGGGTCCGAGTGCGAATGTGCGAGAAGGGCAAGCCAGCGACTTGTCTGCCTTACACTTGGGTATTTGTACAATTCTGAGGGAAACTGCAAAAAACAAGTGATAAACAATGTATAGATAATTAAGTGGTATTGAagtgagctctaattttgagtgaagaccctAAAAAAAAAGCCCggcccagaaaaatgtcattgtagacaaaaatgatattaaggCCCCGCC contains:
- the rpl36 gene encoding 60S ribosomal protein L36; translation: MAIRYPMAVGLNKGHPVTKNVSAPKHSRRRGRLTKHSKFVRDMIREVCGFAPYERRAMELLKVSKDKRALKFIKKRIGTHIRAKRKREELTNVLAAMRKAAAKKD